In a single window of the Mucilaginibacter defluvii genome:
- a CDS encoding EamA family transporter, which translates to MKQLKYYLAASLGFAIWGFFSLVLKPLHTYASLDILFYRVFSCAVIMLVISVLFKRERLRENLVLFKSLPAKRRRSILWLNIGGSLFLTTNWFSFIYVMNHVSVRATSVAYLVCPILTTLLAYFLLRDKLTRLQWLSVLLSCVGCLLLSYTSLTNMFYSTIVGFTYAAYLISQNKNTGFDKFLVLNFHILLSALILLPFYPSFAGSTPTEFKFYFYVEIIAVFYTIVPLFLNLYALSGISSSKVGMILNINPIIAFVLSGVVYHEPLGALQIFAYVLIFTAVIAFNGGVFSHNRAAQADNNVTSNATTYEPIDQYHKTSDQHQ; encoded by the coding sequence TTGAAACAACTTAAATACTATTTAGCCGCATCGTTAGGTTTTGCCATATGGGGATTTTTTAGCCTGGTACTTAAACCGCTGCACACGTACGCTTCTTTGGATATCCTGTTTTACCGGGTTTTCAGCTGCGCGGTCATCATGCTGGTGATATCGGTATTATTTAAACGGGAGAGGCTTAGGGAAAATTTAGTGCTCTTTAAATCGTTACCTGCAAAAAGGCGGCGTTCAATTTTATGGCTTAATATAGGCGGTAGCCTGTTTTTAACTACTAACTGGTTCTCCTTCATCTATGTTATGAACCATGTAAGTGTGCGCGCTACCTCGGTTGCTTACCTGGTATGCCCAATTTTAACAACCTTGCTTGCCTACTTTTTACTGCGTGATAAACTTACCCGCCTGCAATGGTTGTCGGTATTACTAAGCTGCGTTGGCTGCCTGCTGCTATCTTATACCAGCCTTACCAATATGTTTTACAGCACTATTGTTGGCTTCACTTACGCCGCTTATCTAATCAGCCAAAATAAAAATACAGGGTTCGATAAATTCCTGGTACTTAACTTTCATATCCTGCTGTCAGCGCTTATTCTACTGCCCTTCTATCCGTCATTCGCCGGCTCAACGCCTACGGAATTTAAGTTTTATTTTTATGTAGAAATCATTGCGGTATTTTACACCATAGTGCCTCTATTTTTAAATTTATACGCGTTAAGCGGCATCAGCTCCTCAAAGGTAGGCATGATTTTAAATATAAACCCGATAATCGCTTTTGTACTATCGGGTGTTGTATATCACGAACCGCTGGGTGCTTTGCAAATATTCGCTTATGTATTAATATTTACAGCGGTAATAGCTTTCAATGGCGGAGTATTTAGCCATAACCGCGCAGCACAGGCCGATAACAATGTAACCAGCAACGCAACCACTTATGAGCCAATTGATCAATACCATAAAACATCTGATCAACATCAGTGA
- a CDS encoding Crp/Fnr family transcriptional regulator produces MSQLINTIKHLINISEDEEAIVKSLFKPLELKAGDFFVEEGQVCRYVGFIEKGLVRYYMNDDGNHKTLYFNNEDEFISNYQSFIPRKPSNTNIQAIEDTRLQVISFENLQRLYVTVHEGEKLGRLGIESVFINSLEQLKSFYRDSPAERYRQFLQAYPHLAQRIPQYYIASYVGIKPQSLSRIRKRLVSKTG; encoded by the coding sequence ATGAGCCAATTGATCAATACCATAAAACATCTGATCAACATCAGTGAAGATGAAGAAGCTATCGTCAAAAGCTTATTTAAGCCGCTCGAGTTAAAAGCAGGTGATTTTTTTGTAGAGGAAGGACAGGTTTGCCGGTACGTAGGCTTTATTGAAAAGGGCCTGGTGCGTTACTATATGAATGATGACGGCAACCACAAAACGCTATATTTTAATAACGAAGATGAATTTATAAGCAATTATCAAAGTTTCATTCCGCGCAAACCATCCAACACCAATATACAGGCTATTGAAGATACGCGCCTTCAGGTAATCAGCTTTGAAAATTTGCAACGCCTGTACGTTACCGTGCACGAGGGCGAAAAGCTGGGCCGCTTAGGCATTGAAAGCGTTTTTATAAACAGCTTGGAGCAACTAAAATCTTTTTACCGCGATTCGCCTGCCGAACGTTACCGGCAGTTTCTGCAAGCGTACCCCCACCTTGCCCAACGCATACCGCAGTATTACATAGCTTCATACGTGGGTATCAAACCGCAATCATTATCCCGTATACGGAAAAGACTTGTCTCAAAAACAGGATAA
- a CDS encoding DUF4267 domain-containing protein: METQIKQTVWGTRSVSFWITLILASGIIFIGLRFIMLPHVGAVGYGVSFNNVSDAAYGQIKGIRDIFTGISLLPLLIMRMRKAVASVFTAAVIVPVADFFIVLSNNGAADTEHLLIHGITALAMIVNSILLFQTKP, from the coding sequence ATGGAAACACAAATTAAACAAACAGTATGGGGTACCCGCTCGGTATCTTTCTGGATCACGCTTATTTTAGCATCGGGTATTATATTTATAGGCTTACGTTTTATAATGCTGCCACATGTCGGCGCGGTGGGCTATGGTGTAAGCTTTAACAATGTTTCAGATGCTGCTTACGGGCAAATCAAGGGCATTCGCGACATTTTTACAGGCATTTCATTATTACCCCTGTTAATTATGCGCATGCGGAAGGCGGTAGCCTCGGTATTTACTGCCGCGGTTATAGTGCCGGTGGCTGATTTTTTTATCGTACTATCCAATAACGGCGCAGCGGATACGGAGCACCTGCTGATCCATGGAATTACAGCCCTTGCAATGATTGTTAACAGCATTCTCCTATTCCAAACAAAACCGTAA